A single Lactuca sativa cultivar Salinas chromosome 8, Lsat_Salinas_v11, whole genome shotgun sequence DNA region contains:
- the LOC122195466 gene encoding uncharacterized protein LOC122195466, with translation MLHGCVLKKMNDRHTCVRNFSSSRLMNPIWLAKQFVKELVKQPKLKCQEMQAIIQSKFHCKVSWSKCYRSRCRVLSLIDGNLSDHYARVWDYGHVLMRSNPGSTIRSSVIINPDQTTTFHRIYVCFKAIKYGWKIGCRRVIGLDGCFLKGQCKGELLTAIGRDANNQIYPIAWVVMEVENKVNWKWFLELVSEDLSLDACRGLCVISDQHKGLVEATKEILPHVEHIQCARHIYANFRKVYSGVQFRNMFWAAAKSTTEGDFKINMDRIKTLSEGAYDHLMAREPNTWCMTFFGSGLACECVENGIAECFNAVIVDARKKPLLAMLEEIRLYMMERFYNLREEAHKLEGNVCEAALLKMEEFAENIRYILYFCQVVLIHMKLGMAFKVMELIWNTINAAVDCGI, from the exons ATGCTTCATGGATGTGTACTGAAAAAGATGAATGATAGGCATACATGTGTTAGGAATTTTAGTAGTTCAAGGCTTATGAATCCAATTTGGTTAGCAAAGCAGTTTGTGAAAGAACTAGTAAAGCAACCAAAGTTAAAATGCCAGGAAATGCAGGCAATAATTCAAAGTAAATTTCATTGCAAGGTTTCATGGTCAAAATGTTATAGATCAAGGTGTAGGGTGCTGTCCTTAATTGATGGCAATTTGAGTGACCATTATGCAAGAGTGTGGGATTATGGACATGTACTGATGAGGTCCAATCCAGGTAGCACAATTAGGAGTTCTGTTATTATTAACCCTGATCAGACTACAACTTTTCATAGAATATATGTGTGCTTTAAAGCAATCAAATATGGGTGGAAGATAGGATGTCGTAGGGTTATAGGGTTGGATGGGTGCTTTTTGAAGGGACAATGCAAGGGTGAGCTACTAACTGCAATAGGTAGAGATGCAAATAATCAAATTTACCCTATAGCATGGGTTGTTATGGAGGTTGAAAACAAGGTTAATTGGAAATGGTTCTTGGAACTAGTTAGTGAAGATCTTTCATTGGATGCTTGCAGGGGATTATGTGTCATTAGTGATCAACACAAG GGTCTTGTTGAAGCAACAAAGGAAATTCTACCCCATGTAGAGCACATACAATGTGCTAGGCATATTTATGCCAATTTTAGGAAAGTGTATAGCGGGGTACAATTCAgaaacatgttttgggcagctgCAAAATCCACAACAGAAGGTGATTTCAAGATAAACATGGATAGGATCAAGACTCTAAGTGAAGGTGCATATGATCATCTTATGGCTAGAGAACCTAATACATGGTGCATGACATTTTTTGGTAGTGGTTTAGCATGTGAGTGTGTAGAGAATGGGATAGCTGAGTGTTTTAATGCAGTTATTGTAGATGCTAGAAAGAAGCCTCTTTTGGCTATGCTTGAAGAAATAAGACTCTACATGATGGAAAGGTTCTACAACTTAAGAGAGGAAGCACATAAATTGGAAGGTAATGTGTGTGAAGCAGCACTTCTAAAGATGGAGGAATTTGCTGAAAATATAAGGTATATATTGTATTTC TGCCAAGTGGTGTTAATTCATATGAAATTAGGAATGGCTTTCAAAGTTATGGAGTTGATTTGGAACACCATTAATGCAGCTGTAGACTGTGGGATATAG
- the LOC111890625 gene encoding leucine-rich repeat extensin-like protein 2 encodes MCYIGKATKIFIFLITVLVITGLVLGFSVLRRSLHLKSHKCSGESCSQSDFYPPPPLEFPLPSTPDPNASNSSDPLSNPPPPPTPSLSGSGTNPSPPPPAASLASPPSESSSIQTASPPPPPVSVLKTSPPPPRPVVLAPPPAFSPPSPVPVNNL; translated from the coding sequence atgtgtTACATTGGAAAAGCAACAAAGATCTTCATCTTCCTCATTACAGTTCTAGTTATCACTGGCCTCGTTTTGGGATTCAGCGTCCTCCGCCGTAGCCTTCATCTCAAATCACATAAATGCTCCGGAGAATCATGCTCCCAGTCTGATTTCTATCCTCCACCGCCGCTGGAGTTTCCTCTTCCGTCCACCCCTGATCCGAATGCCTCTAATTCTTCCGATCCACTATCCAATCCCCCTCCGCCTCCAACTCCTTCGTTGTCTGGATCAGGTACGAATCCATCTCCGCCACCTCCCGCCGCGTCTCTTGCATCACCGCCATCTGAATCAAGTTCTATTCAAACTGCATCCCCACCTCCTCCTCCAGTCTCTGTACTTAAGACGTCTCCGCCGCCGCCTCGGCCTGTTGTTCTAGCTCCTCCACCGGCTTTTAGTCCGCCGAGCCCTGTTCCGGTCAATAATTTGTAG